TGGACTTCATAAAGCAGCAGGTGGCATCCTTTGGGCAGCTGGTGTGGGCGTCACACTGTGTCCTGTGCAACTCCTCGTCTTTCTCACTGTCGTCATCCTCTGTAGGCAGCTCCATGTCGTCCATCTGCACCCCCTGGTGGTCTGCGGGTGCCTCCTCATGATCAGGTGCCTGGGTTGTGAGGGCGGGCACCTTCACCACCATGGGCACTGGCCCTGAGGGGCCATCACAGGTGAGGGTAGCCAGGTCACAGGTGCTGCCATGGGGGCAACAGTGCTCGTGGTCCTCACAGCAAACAGCCTTAAGGAAGGGAAAGGACACACAACAAACATTTTCTGTCATTTAAGACTGTCACAAGCCTCCATAGAAGTTATGTAGAAGTATTGCTGGTAGCAGAAGAGATGATACAAGGTTAGAGAAAAGTTTGACTCCCTAGATTAGCCAATTTCCCAGTTCCACTTTTCAATGCTATAAAAACAACAATTGGTTCAAGCTCCAAAACCCCTTAACAAGGCAGAAGAAAGGTTAAGATCAGAAGCAGCAGCAAGCTGACAGGAGTAAAGAATGAGGATGTGATACTGGGATGTCATAAAAAAAACTAAACTAAGTGCCTCTTTGTTAGCCATACAGAATCTCTCACCGCATCACAGAGCAGTCAAGTTAAGAGGCCATTCATTAATTTGCCTATTCACAGCAGTAGTAGCCacatctctctgtccctacctcaGGCAAGGGGCAGCAGGCCCAGCCTCCTGACGCTGTCTTGCAGCAGGTGGTGTTGTCGGGACACACATGGGTGGGGTCACAGGTAACATCTCCTGGCAATTTACCCTCCCGAGGCACGGCAGGAACCTTCTTCAGCCAGGGCTCAGAGGGGGAGCCTGAGGGGTCGTCACACGTCTGGGCAGCCTGGTTGCACTTCTTACCATGTGGGCAGCAGTGGACGAAGTCACTGCAGCAAACTGCCTGGAAGAGAGAAGAACCCAAACAAAAAGGGGAAGCAAAAGACATGCAATCAGGTTGATCTATATTGAAGAAATGGATTAGCTAAGAGAGTGAATGGGCCCCTACAGTATGAGGCATAGTATACCTGTGGCAGAGGACAGCATGCCCATCCTCCTTCCTGTGTTTTACAACATGTGGTTCCATCCAAACAGGCCGTTGACTCATCACAGGGAACGTCTGGAGAGACAGCAGGGTGTTAGTGATCAACACAACTGGATGAGCTAACAAAATATTTAATAAAGCAGCAGGTGGTGTGGGCGTCATATGGTGTCCTGGGTCCCTCCTCATCTTCATCACCTTTGTCATCGTCTGTAGGCAGCTCCATGTCATCCATCTGCACCCCTTGCTGGTCTGTGGCTGCCTCTTCATGATCAGGTGCCAGAGTTGTGAGAGCTGGCACCTTCCCCACCATGGGCTCCGACCCTGAGGGACCATCACAGGTGAGGCCAGCCAGGTCACAGGTGGTGCCATGGGGACAGCAGTGCTCGTGGTCCTCACAGCAAACAGCCTGGAGCGAGGAAGGGAAAGGACACACAACAAATATTTTATGTCATTTAAGACTGTCACCAGCCTTTATAGGAATTCTGTAGAAGTATTGCTGGTAGCAGAAGAGATGATACAAGGTTAGAGAAAAGTTTGACTCCCTAGATTACCCAATTTCCCAGTTCCACTTTTCAATGCTATAAAAACAACAATTGGTTCAAGCTCCAAAACCCCTTAACAAGGCAGTAGAAAGGTTAAGATCAGAAGCAGCAGCAAGCTGACAGGAGTAAAGAATGAGGATGTGATACTGGGATGTCGTAAAAAAAACGAAACTAAGTGCCTCTTTGTTAGCCATACAGAATCTCTCACCGCATCACAGAGCAGTCAAGTTAAGAGGCCATTCATTAATTTGCCTATCCACAGCAGTAGTAGCCacatctctctgtccctacctcaGGCAAGGGGCAGCAGGCCCAGCCTCCTGACGCTGTCTTGCAGCAGGTGGTGTTGTCGGGACACACATGGGTGGGGTCACAGGTAACATCTCCTGGCAATTTACCCTCCCGAGGCACGGCAGGAACCTTCTTCAGCCAGGGCTCAGAGGGGGAGCCTGAGGGGTCGTCACACGTCTGGGCAGCCTGGTTGCACTTCTTACCATGTGGGCAGCAGTGGACGAAGTCACTGCAGCAAACTGCCTGGAAGAGAGAAGAACCCAAACAAAAAGGGGAAGCAAAAGACATGCAATCAGGTTGATCTATCTTGAAGAAATGGATTAGCTAAGAGAGTGAATGGGCCCCTACAGTATGAGACATAGTATACCTGTGGCAGAGGACAGCATGCCCATCCTCCTTCCTGTGTTTTACAACATGTGGTTCCATCCAAACAGGCCGTTGACTCATCACAGGGAACGTCTGGAGAGACAGCAGGGTGTTAGTGATCAACACATCTGGACGAGCTAACAAAATATTCCACAACACTATTGTATTGTTCTAAGAAGAAGTGTAATGTCATACCTCCTGTCCTAATGAAGGGTGGAGAGGTACCCTCCCAAAGAGAAGCAGGACTCCTATTGGCTGAGGTGGTAGTGTCTGGAATAGGTGTTGTCATCTGGGAAACTTCTGAAAGCACGTACAGCAAAATAATCATATACACATTAACATCCCGACAGTGATTGGTACAAAAATAGACCGGGGGGGGCACACCTACCATTCTGGTTTTCCCACTCTGCCCTCTTGCGGGCAGGGAACTTAGCCCACATGGGCATTTCCTTGTTGGTAGTGGATATACACTTGGATTGCTTGATGTCACAGGTGCTGCCCTCAGGACAACAGTGAATCTTATCCTCACAGCACACAGCCTGGTcagtgcacacagacacacagagaatcACCTTATGAGATGACCATATATAAACAAAGGGTTAGCACATAAGGCCATGCAAATCCTTgattagacatctctccatggaGTGATTACAGACACTGGAGAGTGTACATGTCACACATTCAAAGGACCAATATTATTCCTGACTCGCAAACCCATGATCGTAACCCCCTAGCCCCCTCCATATAGCCCCCCTGTACCTTGGGCATGGGGCAGCACCCCCAACTCCCATCTGGAGTCTCACAGCATGTGGTTCCCTCTGGGCACTCAGACTCTCTGTCACTGCACATCACTGCAACAACAGGCTCTGCCGGGGTAGAAGAAGGCAGAGGGTTTAGTGATGATGTTGCAACAGAAGCATAAGATGGCAACATGTGACTCCACAAGAGTCTAACCTGTCTGTTTGATGCAGGAGCTGCAGTCTGTG
The sequence above is a segment of the Oncorhynchus gorbuscha isolate QuinsamMale2020 ecotype Even-year linkage group LG16, OgorEven_v1.0, whole genome shotgun sequence genome. Coding sequences within it:
- the LOC123998954 gene encoding progranulin-like isoform X1, translated to MQRYLVFCMALLAQVSADDCPGGEVCEEGNTCCKVPSDGYECCPMYQAECCEDQIHCCHEGTLCVVNESMCVNGTVSLPWVERVSAKQSIYPKSFRMISAYAGNEDDNICPDKSHCPEEFSCLKATTGYGCCPIAHAVPCSDGKHCCPEGHQCSTDCSSCIKQTEPVVAVMCSDRESECPEGTTCCETPDGSWGCCPMPKAVCCEDKIHCCPEGSTCDIKQSKCISTTNKEMPMWAKFPARKRAEWENQNEVSQMTTPIPDTTTSANRSPASLWEGTSPPFIRTGDVPCDESTACLDGTTCCKTQEGGWACCPLPQAVCCSDFVHCCPHGKKCNQAAQTCDDPSGSPSEPWLKKVPAVPREGKLPGDVTCDPTHVCPDNTTCCKTASGGWACCPLPEAVCCEDHEHCCPHGTTCDLAGLTCDGPSGSEPMVGKVPALTTLAPDHEEAATDQQGVQMDDMELPTDDDKDVPCDESTACLDGTTCCKTQEGGWACCPLPQAVCCSDFVHCCPHGKKCNQAAQTCDDPSGSPSEPWLKKVPAVPREGKLPGDVTCDPTHVCPDNTTCCKTASGGWACCPLPEAVCCEDHEHCCPHGSTCDLATLTCDGPSGPVPMVVKVPALTTQAPDHEEAPADHQGVQMDDMELPTEDDDSEKDEELHRTQCDAHTSCPKDATCCFMKSTQKWGCCPLPQAVCCADGEHCCPKDYTCDMSKTSCSKGGVVIPWYNKLAAEPDDSALTAPLSVKCDTQNRCPEGSSCCQLSTGQWGCCPLRKAVCCADEEHCCPQGYSCNMGSGTCQKLMFLKFQTVPLTRVSAPEPPTPQEKEIHCGGPFVCNNEETCCKVSATTWACCPVPNAVCCSDMKHCCTTGYTCGDGGSCTQSTGFKWDHWQVFFSNKKRALHV
- the LOC123998954 gene encoding progranulin-like isoform X2; amino-acid sequence: MQRYLVFCMALLAQVSADDCPGGEVCEEGNTCCKVPSDGYECCPMYQAECCEDQIHCCHEGTLCVVNESMCVNGTVSLPWVERVSAKQSIYPKSFRMISAYAGNEDDNICPDKSHCPEEFSCLKATTGYGCCPIAHAVPCSDGKHCCPEGHQCSTDCSSCIKQTEPVVAVMCSDRESECPEGTTCCETPDGSWGCCPMPKAVCCEDKIHCCPEGSTCDIKQSKCISTTNKEMPMWAKFPARKRAEWENQNVSQMTTPIPDTTTSANRSPASLWEGTSPPFIRTGDVPCDESTACLDGTTCCKTQEGGWACCPLPQAVCCSDFVHCCPHGKKCNQAAQTCDDPSGSPSEPWLKKVPAVPREGKLPGDVTCDPTHVCPDNTTCCKTASGGWACCPLPEAVCCEDHEHCCPHGTTCDLAGLTCDGPSGSEPMVGKVPALTTLAPDHEEAATDQQGVQMDDMELPTDDDKDVPCDESTACLDGTTCCKTQEGGWACCPLPQAVCCSDFVHCCPHGKKCNQAAQTCDDPSGSPSEPWLKKVPAVPREGKLPGDVTCDPTHVCPDNTTCCKTASGGWACCPLPEAVCCEDHEHCCPHGSTCDLATLTCDGPSGPVPMVVKVPALTTQAPDHEEAPADHQGVQMDDMELPTEDDDSEKDEELHRTQCDAHTSCPKDATCCFMKSTQKWGCCPLPQAVCCADGEHCCPKDYTCDMSKTSCSKGGVVIPWYNKLAAEPDDSALTAPLSVKCDTQNRCPEGSSCCQLSTGQWGCCPLRKAVCCADEEHCCPQGYSCNMGSGTCQKLMFLKFQTVPLTRVSAPEPPTPQEKEIHCGGPFVCNNEETCCKVSATTWACCPVPNAVCCSDMKHCCTTGYTCGDGGSCTQSTGFKWDHWQVFFSNKKRALHV